Below is a window of Carassius auratus strain Wakin chromosome 50, ASM336829v1, whole genome shotgun sequence DNA.
GCCTCTTCATATCACAGATAGTCAAAGATGGACAGGCAGGAAACGTCGGCCTGCAGGTGAGAAAATCAAGAAGAGGTTGTTATAACGCATTGCTTTCACCACTTCAGGAAATAATGCCCGGTGTTGCAGATTCTGGGTCAAGTTTGTGTGTACCTAAAGCACACACTCTCTTGCCTTATATTAAATACAGTATCTGACAAACAGAAAGTGTTCCACGTTCAAATAGAGATGAGCATTTACAGCGCATCTTCTCTCCACTAGGTGACGCAACACACCTTCTTAAATTCTTCCTGTTCTCCGATCCTCTTCCGTTTGTCCTGCAGATAAAGTCAAAGGATTCAAATGCAGCACTTGTGTTTCTAGTGCAAACTCTGACCGAAACTTTGAACTATGAATATATTCTGGTATCATTTTTGTTGCACATTATATCTAACTTATTTTATGTGAATGAGGTTCGCTGTGTTTTCTTCAGGTTGGCGATGAGATTGTGCGCATTAATGGCTACTCCATCTCCTCCTGTATTCACGAGGAGGTCATCAGCCTCATCAAGACCAAGAAGACGGTGTCTCTGAAAGTCCGCCGTAAGGTTTTCGAGGTTTATATTGCAATCTGCAGAGCCGACTTTGTTAATTAGAGCCAATATTAATCGCCTCTTGTTCCACTGGGGTTAATTAATTGATTTAGCTCTCAGTTGCAGTGATTTAATCACAGTTGGAAACCATGCCGTTAGCTAAATATCTTActtattcattaattattgatgtttttgtttgttttgttttcctcgtGGCACTTTCTTCACAGATGTGGGAATGATTCCTCTCAAGAGGTAATTTGGTGTTAACAGTCACTTGAATGACACATAAATTCTCCGATATGTGGAATAACTTTTATTAATGTtcccttgtttatttatttccataatgATAATACTAAATTATGCATTTGTCATAACTAGCTCCTCTGAAGAGCCTCTGAAGTGGCAGTTTGTGGATCAGTTTGTTTCTGAATCCGGGGTAAGTGTTGTCTTCTGGCATCATCCTGTTTTAAACCACTTAAACTTAGCCTTATTTTTTATCGTTACGTCTCAGGAGAGGAAGACTAGTGTGGCTGGTCTGACTTCGATTGGAGGAAAAGAAATCAAGGAAAAGAAGGTTTTCCTTAGTTTGGTGGGCACCAAAGGCATGGGAATCAGGTCAACGAGAGATTTGACTACTATACACACTACAGCACACTGATGAGCCTCAttgaaaatgatgaataaaaCCCTATATATATTGAGATTATGCCcacatatataacaaaaaaagtacactgcataataaaatatgtttgtatttgTGCCTTCACCAAGCGAAACCTACTTTTCTACATTTAATCCCATGACAAACAAAGATTTCCTTTTGACTGTCCATGATAGCATATCGAGTGGACCAACACAGAAACCGGGGATCTATGTGAGCAATGTGAAGTCGGGTTCAGTCTCATCTGAAGTGGGATTACAGGTCATTTATTTAAACTGCGTTAATAGACCATTATTGCTTGATTTTAGCGTAGCACAaactcatatgtgtgtgtgtttgtgtgacttgTAGGTTGGCGACCAGATTGTGGAGGTCAATGGGGTGGATTTCACCAACCTGAGTCATCAAGAAGTGAGCAGGATCTTGCTGAAACAATTATTTAAGAAGCTCTctgtataccgtatttttcggactataagtcgcacctgtcgcatcagtccaaaaatacgtcatgacgaggaaaaaaacatgtataagtcgcactggactattaagtcgcatttatttagagaaccaagaaccaagagaaaacattaccgtctccagccacgagagggcgctctgtgtcttcagtgtagactacaggagcactgagcagcatagagcgccctctcgcggctggagacagtaatgttttctcttggttcatgtctctcggttcatgtcaaattaattttgataaataagtcgcacctgactataagtcgcaggaccagccaaactatgaaaaaaagcgcgacatatagtccggaaaatacggtagttaaaCTGGTAACTGTGTCGGCTGACATTTGTGTTTTCAGGCAGTGCGAGTGTTAAAGAGCAGCAGGAGTCTAACCATCACTGTCCTCACTGGAGCTGTAAGTTCACTGAGAGCCCACTAATGCATCCCAAAGTACCGTATCGTACCGTATCGCTTGTCTTTAACTCATACTTTTGCACTTTAGAGATGGTAATTATGTTTTATAACATACGctcaatctatatatatatatatatggtgaatctatatatatataaagggtgtatttgtgtgtatttatctgTTTTAGGGTAGTGAGCTGTTTATGACGGATGAGGAACGGCTGGCGGATGAAGCACGACATGAGCTCGATAGACAAGAGCTAATGCATCAGAAGAGAATGGCATTAGAGACCAACAAAATCGTCAAAGAACAGCAGGAAAAAGAGCGCCAGTCAGTGAAAAAACTGAACAGTACACAAAATAAGCCCTATTCAGACTGCTCTCTTCAGAGAATGGTTCTTCCAAGTTAAAACATAACTTTGTGACAAAATTGTACATATATAAGCCTAATTAAATGCCAAATAGACAGATTCTAGCAGTGTAAGTGTCAAAAAGCTACATTATCATATACAACAATCATGTTGGACAATAGACATAACGATGCACAAAAACATCAAACACAAGACAAAAGAAACATGTTAGTGATACAGCAAAATTCTTAACTAAAAGCAGTCAAACCCTACTTTGCAATACATTGATGCATGTTTTCTTGAATTGTACACATTTGACACATTTGAGTCTTTGCTTCTTCATGATTAGTAAATTGAAGATGCATAACTGCTGGTGAAAAGgtgtcaaataattaaaattccTGAATGAAATCTAAAAAGGTGTACATTTTGATGTTTCATATGTGCAATATTTTGCAGGAGGAAGATGGAGATATCGCAGAAGACTGCAGATGAAGAGGAACGTCATCGCAAAGAGATGGAGAGGTAACAATTGTCATGTTGCTAAgcaaaaaacatcttcaaagtaaaTAGACCTCAGAAGGCAGACTAGAGCAAATTGATGTTGATGAAAGCAATGCTGTGACGAATGGAAGTTCAGATTGTTCTAAATGTAACATACGGTAGGTCACTTCTAGTCTTCACAGCCCATATTTTGGTCCAgtggaaatgttttaatttgttttatattaataatgacatTGATGGGGACAACTTCATGACATTTGAGTTGACTGTGTTGATGATCATTTGAATAAGTGCTTTACAAGGCTAAAAGAAGTCAACAATAATGACGAATTTAAGAATTTAAGCACTAGAGAAACAATAAAagtaagataataaataaataaaatcctaaagAATATAATAGAAAAGTGAATAGAGTAGAAAAGCtagttacaaaataaatgaatgccaATATGAGTCAAGGGATATTGAAAgccatgaaaaaaacaaaagtacattatacattttatatatatatatatatatatatatatatatatatatatatatatatatatatatatatatatatgtgtgtgtgtgctatgtgTAAGACAGGATTATTTTCCCTCAACATTAAAAAAGGCATTATTTTCCACAGACTGTACAtgattgttgctcctctatggcCCGCCTTTCTGAAAAGTGTCGATGTTTACAAAGCTCATagatcggtctgaaaagcgaggtgtgctctcattggccagctatccaatgcgttgtgattggctgaatacctcaagtgtgttaCTGAATGTTACACTCCTTACCATGCTGTCATGCCCGTTGCTacgagacaaaaacattaaaacgcacaataaacgaggcatttgttgcatccagtggggacataattacagattataatgacttataatgtctttttatgcattgcattgcatcgTTCTGTGTTAAGCATAAAACCAtgatgtgatcagagaaacgacaaacaacaagctctactctactctgctcaaaactcgcgtttgaatcatcagtggcaaatcctttacataagTAAACGTACCTACAGACTATGtgtcagaacagccggcattgtagtaTACTCTTCCAGGATCCGTAAACAGTCCTCTGtgaaatgcgctgcacacatccatatatttggtttgaactgttctgtaacagtgctgtaaatacaacttaaccactgatttctagttgtgtccttttttggaagaccaaagaaagtagtttcgcttttgcaacaaaacacacagcgtctTCACAACATGTGGGTCGCAGCAACAATAAAGTTACGCCTTCCTTTTTTTGCTTTGACATCTGGGCAGTGTTATTCAAATCTTCCcgcacagtgatgtagacatgtgggggcgtgtttaaacaaggcgtTTTAGGACgtcgtggatgagtcttaacttttataaaaaatatctctttggtttgAGATTTCtgtctttgcaacttcagggatcgtaaatgtttatatacagatttttaaataaatattcagattCACTTCTATATATTAAGAATTAAATCTGTATATTCTGATTTACCTTTATATATTATGATttagaaatatgtatttatatatatatcaatttacattgatatattcattatatataattacCTCCTGTTTGTACttcaacatataaaataaatatatataggctTGTCAGGATATATGTTCATTTAATGTATGTGTCGTGTGTCTCAGAATTGAAGCCTCGGAAAGGAAACACCACAAAGACTGGGAAGAAGATTGGGGTTCCAAAGAAAGATCCAAATCCCCTTCCCCCTCCTCGCCTCCCTCACCCCCACCACCTGCACGTAATGCACCTTCACCTAAACCCAAAACCTCCAGTAAGTTGACAATACCAACAAAACCTTTCCAGTACATGAACTTTTAATGCCCTCTGTAGAACTGCACTATTCTCTGAAGATCAAACAACTAATTTTACCCTTTCCCAGAAGGCACCCATAAAACATGTTGCATTGATGTTACTCCTTTCTCCTTTGCATGAGCAGATGTGCATTTATGTTGGGAATGCATGATCTCTTTGTGTGATCTTTGTGTTTTTATCTATCTATTGCCTTTTTGTTGTGCTGTGTCTATCAATTCCTGGTTCCATCAGCTGGTGAGTCCTATGAAGAAGAGATCAGAGAAGTAAGTGAAGAATATTTACAGACAAAACATTCTCAGTCTTTTTTTGAGACACTTCAACTGCATGTACACATCTTTTGTTTGGTTGGATCTTTTGGTAGCTTTTAGATGGATAAACCTGCAGAATAAAGTTATTAGATGGGACTTAATGTATCATTCTTGCTGTCTTAGCTTTCGGTTGGTTCTACCGTTACGAAGGAAAGTTGCCTACACTCAAAAAGGTACATTGTATGCTATAAGTATGTTGTGCTGGTTTGGTGTGCTATAACTGTGGTATATGTTGTTCATCTTGAATATATTCCTGAAGTTATTATGATTTGCATGATAGTTGGGTTGACCTTGGTGAAAAGTCCACCTGGTGTTCTCACATCACTTTGGGTATTTAGAAAGGAAAAGAGaccaaaaagaagaagaagatgtcAAAGACTGACACTCTCCCAGCTGagaaaaagaacaagaaagagaTGGAGTTTGAGCTGAAACTTGCTAAGGAGAAGGAAGAGATACATGAGCGCGAGAAACAGATGAAAATCAGCAGACTTCTGCAAGAGGTATCAGACTTCTTCCAGTCAGGTTACAGTTGGGTTTTCTGTCTCCGATTGTACTTCTTGTTTAATTGTGTTTAATTGATTTACTCTCCTCGACACTTGACATGTATTGGTCAAATATACCCATGAGAACAGTTGTACCCTTTCTAATGCAAATTCAACAAGTTCTTATTCGTATATAAAAGTTTTACTTATTCCACTAGGTGTCAGAAACTGAAAGAGAAGATCTGGAAGAGTCAGAGAAGGTGCAGCACTGGGTGGAGAGGCTCTGTCAAACCAGACTAGAGCAAATCTCCTCCGTCGAAAATGATTCTCCAGAGGTAAAATCCAATGAAGTATCCTAATGTGTGTTGGTCTCCTAGTCCATAGTTTGTTAATTCAGAGTTCTAAGTATTCAAAATGTACCTCCAGATGTCTCCAACTCGTTCTCCATTGTCAACTGGTCCCCCCAAACGGAGGTTCCCTGGAGGCTTGACATTGGCCACTACTGACCTTGATGACATCAACTTAGATGACGTGGACCAGAGTCTAAGGCAGCCTTTGAAAAGACTAGCCCCGACTCCACCTACATCCAGTCAAGCTCCCCCTCCCTTACCACTCCCTCCACCCTCACCCCGACTTTACCACACATCCAACCATCACCCTCCATCTCCAAGAATGCAGCACCCAATGCAACCCAGTCCTAGACCAGCCCCTCAACACCAACCTTCTCCACTAGCCAGAAGGGTACCCCCTTCCTCAATAGGTCGTAGCTGGCAACCCCCTGCTGGCCCACTATTCTCCTCCAGGGGTGTGTCCTCATCTCAGCCACCTCCCCCGCCAGTACCTCCTCCCCCTCCACCACCACCgcctcctcctccaccacctcctccacccCTGCACATGGAGGACAAGTACCATGTGAGGTCGTCCAACTATCCTCGCTCCCCAAGCTTATCCGAACAGGGAAGCAGGTTTGGGGACAGTGGTTACCGACAGAGAGGGGGCTTCCACTCGACCATTCCGAGTCATCTCTCACGCCCACCCAGCCCGAAGGCTGACCACAACTTGATGGTTAGCATAGTTAATACATTTGGGAGTGTAAAAGTTGATTATGTATGTCGTATAGTGTAGGAAATATTTAGGGACATTATAATTCAATCCAATTAAATTCCAAAATTGATTTCATGACACAGGAATATTGCTGAGcatttttagtcttattttagtcagaataCGTAacacacacggactgcatacgcactgcagacggagtatgtgtgaaacaagcGTGCGTCTTGtcaaggtttccattgggaagcttcttaaaaaaaaaaaaaaaaaattcccttaagcaaacccggcggcttcagctacatccatgttagcacatcacgtttgatgtggtaatttcacaatttcacagtGCAATTCGTTTAGGCATACATCcacgctaaaatatcaaggtgaaagtcatcatagctcaccTTGTATAGACACAGCTCTCAACCCAACAATTGAGCCaattgagaatagattaacagtgatattttttttgtCGCCCATTAGGAGACTCCCGTTAACGCAgcatgttaacgccgataacggcccaccactaataataaCGCAACTAAACGAGACAAAATTACGTTATAACATTGTTTCATCTCATTTTGATCAATgaaaatgaagagacattttagcatagtttttattttgtaaaccacatttagtcttgtttttattcatcaacaatattgcattatacatttagttATAGTCATCATCACATGACTAGCATTTACATTACGTCTCGTTTAGTTTTCGTCACGTGATAAAGGTTCATTGACGatgatatttagtcataattttcatTAACGAAAACAACACTAGTGATGAGAAACTCATCACATGCTAGCAGGACATCCACTTTTAATAATCCACTGGTGAGTCCTCAGTTTATAAAAGATACATGCTTCTCTGGGTCTTCCACTCCGTTTTAGCACAAATCAGACTTACCACACTTGTGTAGCATATGTAATGTTAACTTAATGCAAACTGGCTTCTCACTCTGAAAACCCACAGGAAGTGCATTTTCTAAATGGATATAGTTGGCAGAAATCTTATACACtttcaacaataataaaataaaaaagggtaccaaactgtcactggggcagtagcATTTAATAAGGTACTAATATACCATTTAGAGGTAAATAAGGAACACAAATGTTTTTACCTGTTGTCCAAGATATAAGGGGGCAATTTTTCTGTTTTATAGATATGCGTACCTCCTTTATCCATGGATTTATTTGGGAAGTAATGAAACTTAAAAAGCCATTTCACAAAAAGTCATCATTGCTAGAAAGGCAGTGACTGCCACTTGATGAACATAAAAGCTGCAATGCAATATTTGTGCTATAAGAAAGGTTCCTAAAGTCTTTTATGCTGTGTGGTTTAGATTGCGTAACTCCTGAAGGTATATCATTCCCTGACCTTAAGTTTATGTCTCTTACTTCTAACCACTACATAGCAAATGGCCCCCAGCCCTCCAAACCAGCGGAGACAGATCAACCCTGTCATGTCCAAACCTGTCATGCTACCGAGTCAGACCTCACGTAGACCCACACTTCACTCTGAGACCATGGTAAGAtggcatttatgtgtgtgtatacgtgCGATGATTAGTAATCTATAAGCTACTGGATCTTATGACTTTGACTCATTGGTTTAATTGTTGTGCTAATAGCTGTCTGACACACTCATTATAATAAGCTTTTCAAACTCAAGGAGGACCAAATAGATGCTGTTGTTACTGATTGCACTGATTAAAAAGGCGGAAAGAGGAGGACAGAATGGGACAGAGGTGAAAAGAGAGATGATTTTTCCATCTGCATACACAATGAGACTTTTAGCTTTAAAATGACTTTGACTGATCAGCCTTACAGACGTAGACCTGCTCTCCTCTTCACCCTCCAGACATTCAGTCCTGCTCCATCAGATCACAAAGGAAGCTAATCGCTCTGCCCTGTCCTTGTGCCTACTTAATTCAATGAATGGGCGCTTGCCAATTCTGTGGTTGTTTTTAGAAGGGTAACAAGAAGGGCAAGAAAGGACCTCACAATCTTTAAGCAGTTAGACAAGCAGTCACTGTATTTGTACAGCTCACAGATACCTGAATTCATAGATAATAGTTAATAGACCCATTTGCCATGCTGAGACAAACCTTATATGGCATGTAATCAGATGGTGCAAGcatttaatgtgtgtttttgagccataattgtgtgttttttagcCCCCAGAGATGCTCAAACGGATGGTCACGTACAACACGTCCTTTAAATCCAGCAAGAAACAAGTAACTGTCATCATTACTTTGTGTTAAACCCCTCCTCTCTCTCAACACTCTGTTCCTTGAGTGAAATCTCAGCTGTCTGAGTGTATACATCTGCATGTGAAGTGTCTACTACATTTCTAACAACATTTCCTTGGAGGATACTGGTAAAATGTATCCTTGAGGTTATTTAAAACCAGTTCCTTTTCGatttagttcacttgcattgcatCATTTGTTGATGCTTTGGGGAAACATCATTTCTCTAAAATAATTAAGCCAGTTCAATGAATCTATGCATCTGCATGtacaaatggctttttttttcagCCCTCCAAAACAGGTGAAGCATTCATCATGTAAGGGCTGCCCTTGACTAAGGATTTTTTCTGAATGACTAATAGACACTAATAGAAACACAGAGAGGTCCAAATGCAGGTGTGAGATTTtattaaagggtaatccaaacgggtaaacagtccaggcagggtcaaaaccagaatatccaaacaacataaacaagacacgaacacaaggcaagaactgacggacatgaattaacattcaacaaggactccgtaacacagactcaaacagaccgggtataaatacacagaaggataatgagggaacaggagacaggtggggaacaatcaattactcaaacaaggaggaaggtgaccaaataagggaacaggaagtgataaggtgacagacaccgtgggaaaggaggacacctagtggaaacccagggaacacaacccagacactgtgacaagacATTTATTTAAAGCGATTAGTCGACAAGTCGTGATTTGTATTAATAAaccaaataatttataataatgagcctttaattgcctaTAGGCTATCAGCACTCGAGCACACACATAAAACTTGCCACAGAGCACTacaaaagtaatgattatgaatgcgTCAGGAAAAACAGACTGCCTTAACATCATACTAATTCATTGATTAACCAGTGTTTTCTGTTTTCGACTGCAGTGATGAAGTCGACGACACTGACTCATCATCTCTGTGGACGTACACGTTTCATACGGATTACATaatctgaaaatatttgtttGCCATTTGAATTGGCTCATTTAAAAGTAGATTTCGCtctttatagatatatttttcatgtctgtgaggcaggTGCAGATATGTCTTTGCACCCCTCTGAGGTCTATACAGCATGACTTTGACCTTGTCAGTCTAAAACCTGACTTATCGAGCATCTAATTCTCATTTTCAAGCAATCCTGCCCAAGTATAGGCTCTTGGCAGTTTATCCAAGATGTCTCCTTTAATCTGCCTTTATAGCTTGGTGCTATTGGATTGCTTTCCCCAAAGCATCAGCAACTGCTGCAATGCAAGTAACCCGTATTGAAAAGTCAGTAGTGTAGAATTTCTGatctaatg
It encodes the following:
- the LOC113067089 gene encoding harmonin-like isoform X2, which gives rise to MSKTDTLPAEKKNKKEMEFELKLAKEKEEIHEREKQMKISRLLQEVSETEREDLEESEKVQHWVERLCQTRLEQISSVENDSPEMSPTRSPLSTGPPKRRFPGGLTLATTDLDDINLDDVDQSLRQPLKRLAPTPPTSSQAPPPLPLPPPSPRLYHTSNHHPPSPRMQHPMQPSPRPAPQHQPSPLARRVPPSSIGRSWQPPAGPLFSSRGVSSSQPPPPPVPPPPPPPPPPPPPPPPPLHMEDKYHVRSSNYPRSPSLSEQGSRFGDSGYRQRGGFHSTIPSHLSRPPSPKADHNLMQMAPSPPNQRRQINPVMSKPVMLPSQTSRRPTLHSETMGFQKYVDDFDPYSMFTAEQIADRDVRLLRIKKEGMLDLAIEGGIDSPLGKIVVSSIYEGGAADKHGGVVSGDEIMAVNGKILTDVTLNEGQTSLAQAWNSGGDWIDLVIAVSPPKEYEDEVPNTASVRPTAKKKAFQGSAPVYRQGYVLQMRTPHPPT
- the LOC113067089 gene encoding harmonin-like isoform X3, with product MSKTDTLPAEKKNKKEMEFELKLAKEKEEIHEREKQMKISRLLQEVSETEREDLEESEKVQHWVERLCQTRLEQISSVENDSPEMSPTRSPLSTGPPKRRFPGGLTLATTDLDDINLDDVDQSLRQPLKRLAPTPPTSSQAPPPLPLPPPSPRLYHTSNHHPPSPRMQHPMQPSPRPAPQHQPSPLARRVPPSSIGRSWQPPAGPLFSSRGVSSSQPPPPPVPPPPPPPPPPPPPPPPPLHMEDKYHVRSSNYPRSPSLSEQGSRFGDSGYRQRGGFHSTIPSHLSRPPSPKADHNLMQMAPSPPNQRRQINPVMSKPVMLPSQTSRRPTLHSETMPPEMLKRMVTYNTSFKSSKKQGFQKYVDDFDPYSMFTAEQIADRDVRLLRIKKEGMLDLAIEGGIDSPLGKIVVSSIYEGGAADKHGGVVSGDEIMAVNGKILTDVTLNEGQTSLAQAWNSGGDWIDLVIAVSPPKEYEDEVTFF
- the LOC113067089 gene encoding harmonin-like isoform X4, giving the protein MERKVAREFRHKVELLVDNEAEKDYLYDVLRMYHQSMDIPVLVGDLKLVINDPKRLPLFDSIRPLIPLKHQVQYDQLTPKRSRKLKEVRLDRTHPEGLGLSVRGGLEFGCGLFISQIVKDGQAGNVGLQVGDEIVRINGYSISSCIHEEVISLIKTKKTVSLKVRHVGMIPLKSSSEEPLKWQFVDQFVSESGERKTSVAGLTSIGGKEIKEKKVFLSLVGTKGMGISISSGPTQKPGIYVSNVKSGSVSSEVGLQVGDQIVEVNGVDFTNLSHQEAVRVLKSSRSLTITVLTGAGSELFMTDEERLADEARHELDRQELMHQKRMALETNKIVKEQQEKERQRKMEISQKTADEEERHRKEMERIEASERKHHKDWEEDWGSKERSKSPSPSSPPSPPPPARNAPSPKPKTSTGESYEEEIREGFQKYVDDFDPYSMFTAEQIADRDVRLLRIKKEGMLDLAIEGGIDSPLGKIVVSSIYEGGAADKHGGVVSGDEIMAVNGKILTDVTLNEGQTSLAQAWNSGGDWIDLVIAVSPPKEYEDEVPNTASVRPTAKKKAFQGSAPVYRQGYVLQMRTPHPPT
- the LOC113067089 gene encoding harmonin-like isoform X1, which gives rise to MSKTDTLPAEKKNKKEMEFELKLAKEKEEIHEREKQMKISRLLQEVSETEREDLEESEKVQHWVERLCQTRLEQISSVENDSPEMSPTRSPLSTGPPKRRFPGGLTLATTDLDDINLDDVDQSLRQPLKRLAPTPPTSSQAPPPLPLPPPSPRLYHTSNHHPPSPRMQHPMQPSPRPAPQHQPSPLARRVPPSSIGRSWQPPAGPLFSSRGVSSSQPPPPPVPPPPPPPPPPPPPPPPPLHMEDKYHVRSSNYPRSPSLSEQGSRFGDSGYRQRGGFHSTIPSHLSRPPSPKADHNLMQMAPSPPNQRRQINPVMSKPVMLPSQTSRRPTLHSETMPPEMLKRMVTYNTSFKSSKKQGFQKYVDDFDPYSMFTAEQIADRDVRLLRIKKEGMLDLAIEGGIDSPLGKIVVSSIYEGGAADKHGGVVSGDEIMAVNGKILTDVTLNEGQTSLAQAWNSGGDWIDLVIAVSPPKEYEDEVPNTASVRPTAKKKAFQGSAPVYRQGYVLQMRTPHPPT